The following proteins are co-located in the Rattus norvegicus strain BN/NHsdMcwi chromosome 19, GRCr8, whole genome shotgun sequence genome:
- the Slc9a5 gene encoding sodium/hydrogen exchanger 5 isoform X4 — MLRVALLLLPGLPLAGVGATEEPTQEPGPLGEPPGLALFRWQWHEVEAPYLVALWILVASLAKIVFHLSRKVTSLVPESCLLILLGLALGGIVLAVAKKAEYQLEPGTFFLFLLPPIVLDSGYFMPSRLFFDNLGAILTYAVVGTLWNAFTTGVALWGLQQAGLVAPRVQAGLLDFLLFGSLISAVDPVAVLAVFEEVHVNETLFIIVFGESLLNDAVTVVLYKVCNSFVEMGSANVQATDYLKGVASLFVVSLGGAAVGLVFAFLLALTTRFTKRVRIIEPLLVFLLAYAAYLTAEMASLSAILAVTMCGLGCKKYVEANISHKSRTAVKYTMKTLASSAETVIFMLLGISAVDSSKWAWDSGLVLGTLFFILFFRALGVVLQTWVLNQFRLVPLDKIDQVVMSYGGLRGAVAFALVILLDRTKVPAKDYFVATTIVVVFFTVIVQGLTIKPLVKWLRVKRSDYHKPTLNQELHEHTFDHILAAVEDVVGHHGYHYWRDRWEQFDKKYLSQLLMRRSAYRIRDQIWDVYYRLNIRDAISFVDQGGHVLSSAGLTLPSMPSRNSVAETSVTNLLRESGSGACLDLQVIDTVRSGRDREDAVMHHLLCGGLYKPRRRDRTEDRAPWHATKDFPPD, encoded by the exons ATGCTGCGCGTCGCACTGCTTCTTCTGCCCGGGTTGCCCCTAGCTGGAGTGGGGGCCACAGAAGAACCCACCCAGGAGCCGGGGCCGTTAGGTGAGCCTCCAGGCTTGGCGCTCTTCCGCTGGCAGTGGCACGAGGTGGAGGCGCCCTACCTGGTGGCCCTGTGGATCCTGGTGGCCAGCTTGGCCAAAAtcg TGTTCCACCTGTCTCGGAAGGTGACGTCTCTGGTCCCTGAGAGCTGCCTGCTGATTTTGCTGGGCCTGGCGTTAGGGGGCATTGTCTTAGCTGTGGCCAAGAAGGCTGAGTACCAGCTGGAGCCGGGgaccttcttccttttcctgctcCCTCCCATCGTGCTAGACTCTGGCTATTTCATGCCGAGCCGGCTGTTTTTTGACAACTTGGGTGCCATTCTCACCTATGCCGTGGTGGGCACGCTGTGGAACGCCTTCACAACAGGTGTTGCCCTTTGGGGCCTGCAGCAGGCTGGACTTGTGG CTCCTAGGGTACAGGCTGGCCTGCTGGACTTCTTGCTCTTTGGAAGCCTCATCTCAGCGGTGGACCCTGTGGCTGTGTTGGCTGTCTTTGAGGAGGTGCACGTCAATGAGACCCTCTTTATCATCGTCTTCGGCGAGTCCCTGCTTAATGATGCAGTAACTGTG GTGCTGTACAAGGTCTGCAACTCCTTTGTGGAGATGGGCTCTGCCAACGTGCAGGCCACTGACTACCTAAAGGGAGTCG CCTCCCTGTTTGTGGTCAGTCTGGGCGGGGCAGCCGTGGGCTTAGTCTTTGCCTTCCTCCTGGCCCTGACCACACGCTTCACCAAGCGGGTCCGCATCATCGAGCCGTTGCTGGTCTTCCTCCTCGCCTATGCAGCCTACCTCACTGCCGAAATGGCCTCATTGTCTGCCATTCTTGC GGTGACCATGTGTGGCCTGGGATGTAAGAAGTATGTGGAGGCCAACATCTCCCATAAGTCACGCACAGCTGTGAAATACACAATGAAAACGCTTGCCAGCTCCGCAGAAACGGTCATCTTCATGCTCCTTGGCATCTCAGCCGTGGACTCTTCCAAATGGGCCTGGGACTCTGGGCTGGTGCTGGGCACCCTCTTCTTCATCCTGTTCTTCCGAGCCCTCG GCGTAGTCCTGCAGACGTGGGTGCTGAATCAGTTCCGGCTGGTCCCTCTGGACAAGATTGACCAGGTGGTGATGTCCTATGGGGGCCTTCGGGGGGCTGTGGCCTTTGCTCTCGTCATCCTACTGGACAGGACCAAGGTCCCTGCCAAGGACTACTTTGTGGCCACCACTATTGTGGTGGTCTTCTTCACAGTCATCGTGCAG GGTTTGACCATCAAGCCACTGGTCAAGTGGCTGAGGGTGAAGAGGAGTGATTACCACAAACCCACCTTGAACCAGGAGCTACACGAGCAC ACTTTTGACCACATTCTGGCTGCAGTGGAGGACGTTGTGGGGCACCATGGCTACCACTACTGGAGGGACAG GTGGGAGCAGTTTGACAAGAAGTACCTGAGCCAGCTCTTGATGCGGCGGTCAGCCTATCGTATCCGAGACCAGATCTGGGATGTGTACTACAGGCTCAACATCCGAGACGCCATCAGCTTTGTGGACCAG GGAGGCCACGTCTTGTCCTCCGCGGGACTCACTCTACCCTCTATGCCTAGCAGAAACTCTGTGGCAGAGACTTCTGTCACCAACCTGTT GAGGGAGAGCGGCAGTGGAGCGTGTCTGGATCTGCAGGTGATTGACACAGTACGCAGTGGCCGAGACCGAGAGGATGCTGTGATGCATCATCTGCTCTGCGGAGGCCTCTACAAGCCACGGCGCAGG GATAGAACTGAGGACAGAGCCCCGTGGCATGCTACTAAAGACTTCCCTCCAGACTGA
- the Slc9a5 gene encoding sodium/hydrogen exchanger 5 isoform X1 — MLRVALLLLPGLPLAGVGATEEPTQEPGPLGEPPGLALFRWQWHEVEAPYLVALWILVASLAKIVFHLSRKVTSLVPESCLLILLGLALGGIVLAVAKKAEYQLEPGTFFLFLLPPIVLDSGYFMPSRLFFDNLGAILTYAVVGTLWNAFTTGVALWGLQQAGLVAPRVQAGLLDFLLFGSLISAVDPVAVLAVFEEVHVNETLFIIVFGESLLNDAVTVVLYKVCNSFVEMGSANVQATDYLKGVASLFVVSLGGAAVGLVFAFLLALTTRFTKRVRIIEPLLVFLLAYAAYLTAEMASLSAILAVTMCGLGCKKYVEANISHKSRTAVKYTMKTLASSAETVIFMLLGISAVDSSKWAWDSGLVLGTLFFILFFRALGVVLQTWVLNQFRLVPLDKIDQVVMSYGGLRGAVAFALVILLDRTKVPAKDYFVATTIVVVFFTVIVQGLTIKPLVKWLRVKRSDYHKPTLNQELHEHTFDHILAAVEDVVGHHGYHYWRDRWEQFDKKYLSQLLMRRSAYRIRDQIWDVYYRLNIRDAISFVDQGGHVLSSAGLTLPSMPSRNSVAETSVTNLLRESGSGACLDLQVIDTVRSGRDREDAVMHHLLCGGLYKPRRRYKASCSRHFISEDAQERQDKEVFQQNMKRRLESFKSTKHNICFTKSKPRPRKTGHKKDGVANPEATNGKPPRDLGFQDTAAVILTVESEEEEESESSETEKEDDEGIIFVARATSEVLQEGKVSGSLEVCPSPRIIPPSPTCAEKELPWKSGQGDLAVYVSSETTKIVPVDMQTGWNQSISSLESLASPPCTQPPTLTRLPPHPLVPEEPQVPLDLSSDPRSSFAFPPSLAKAGRSRSESSADIPQQQELQPLMGHKDHTHLSPGPANSHWCIQFNRGGRL; from the exons ATGCTGCGCGTCGCACTGCTTCTTCTGCCCGGGTTGCCCCTAGCTGGAGTGGGGGCCACAGAAGAACCCACCCAGGAGCCGGGGCCGTTAGGTGAGCCTCCAGGCTTGGCGCTCTTCCGCTGGCAGTGGCACGAGGTGGAGGCGCCCTACCTGGTGGCCCTGTGGATCCTGGTGGCCAGCTTGGCCAAAAtcg TGTTCCACCTGTCTCGGAAGGTGACGTCTCTGGTCCCTGAGAGCTGCCTGCTGATTTTGCTGGGCCTGGCGTTAGGGGGCATTGTCTTAGCTGTGGCCAAGAAGGCTGAGTACCAGCTGGAGCCGGGgaccttcttccttttcctgctcCCTCCCATCGTGCTAGACTCTGGCTATTTCATGCCGAGCCGGCTGTTTTTTGACAACTTGGGTGCCATTCTCACCTATGCCGTGGTGGGCACGCTGTGGAACGCCTTCACAACAGGTGTTGCCCTTTGGGGCCTGCAGCAGGCTGGACTTGTGG CTCCTAGGGTACAGGCTGGCCTGCTGGACTTCTTGCTCTTTGGAAGCCTCATCTCAGCGGTGGACCCTGTGGCTGTGTTGGCTGTCTTTGAGGAGGTGCACGTCAATGAGACCCTCTTTATCATCGTCTTCGGCGAGTCCCTGCTTAATGATGCAGTAACTGTG GTGCTGTACAAGGTCTGCAACTCCTTTGTGGAGATGGGCTCTGCCAACGTGCAGGCCACTGACTACCTAAAGGGAGTCG CCTCCCTGTTTGTGGTCAGTCTGGGCGGGGCAGCCGTGGGCTTAGTCTTTGCCTTCCTCCTGGCCCTGACCACACGCTTCACCAAGCGGGTCCGCATCATCGAGCCGTTGCTGGTCTTCCTCCTCGCCTATGCAGCCTACCTCACTGCCGAAATGGCCTCATTGTCTGCCATTCTTGC GGTGACCATGTGTGGCCTGGGATGTAAGAAGTATGTGGAGGCCAACATCTCCCATAAGTCACGCACAGCTGTGAAATACACAATGAAAACGCTTGCCAGCTCCGCAGAAACGGTCATCTTCATGCTCCTTGGCATCTCAGCCGTGGACTCTTCCAAATGGGCCTGGGACTCTGGGCTGGTGCTGGGCACCCTCTTCTTCATCCTGTTCTTCCGAGCCCTCG GCGTAGTCCTGCAGACGTGGGTGCTGAATCAGTTCCGGCTGGTCCCTCTGGACAAGATTGACCAGGTGGTGATGTCCTATGGGGGCCTTCGGGGGGCTGTGGCCTTTGCTCTCGTCATCCTACTGGACAGGACCAAGGTCCCTGCCAAGGACTACTTTGTGGCCACCACTATTGTGGTGGTCTTCTTCACAGTCATCGTGCAG GGTTTGACCATCAAGCCACTGGTCAAGTGGCTGAGGGTGAAGAGGAGTGATTACCACAAACCCACCTTGAACCAGGAGCTACACGAGCAC ACTTTTGACCACATTCTGGCTGCAGTGGAGGACGTTGTGGGGCACCATGGCTACCACTACTGGAGGGACAG GTGGGAGCAGTTTGACAAGAAGTACCTGAGCCAGCTCTTGATGCGGCGGTCAGCCTATCGTATCCGAGACCAGATCTGGGATGTGTACTACAGGCTCAACATCCGAGACGCCATCAGCTTTGTGGACCAG GGAGGCCACGTCTTGTCCTCCGCGGGACTCACTCTACCCTCTATGCCTAGCAGAAACTCTGTGGCAGAGACTTCTGTCACCAACCTGTT GAGGGAGAGCGGCAGTGGAGCGTGTCTGGATCTGCAGGTGATTGACACAGTACGCAGTGGCCGAGACCGAGAGGATGCTGTGATGCATCATCTGCTCTGCGGAGGCCTCTACAAGCCACGGCGCAGG TACAAAGCTAGCTGCAGCCGCCACTTCATCTCAGAGGAcgcccaggagcgacaggacaAGGAGGTCTTCCAGCAGAACATGAAGAGACGGCTCGAGTCTTTTAAGTCCACCAAACATAACATCTGTTTCACCAAGAGCAAACCTCGACCCCGCAAGACCGGCCATAAGAAG GATGGTGTGGCTAATCCCGAAGCTACAAATGGGAAGCCTCCTCGAGACCTGGGCTTTCAGGACACAG CTGCTGTGATCCTAACTGTGGagtctgaggaggaggaagaaagtgagagttcagagacagagaaagaagatgaTGAAGGGATCATCTTCGTGGCTCGAGCCACCAGTGAGGTTCTCCAAGAAGGCAAAGTCTCAG gaAGCCTCGAGGTGTGTCCGAGCCCACGCATCATCCCCCCATCCCCGACCTGCGCGGAGAAAGAGCTACCCTGGAAGAGTGGGCAGGGAGACCTGGCTGTGTATGTGTCTTCAGAAACAACCAAGATCGTGCCTGTGGACATGCAGACAGGCTGGAACCAGAGCATCTCATCCCTGGAGAGCCTGGCATCCCCTCCCTGTACCCAGCCCCCGACTTTAACCCGCTTACCTCCCCACCCACTCGTCCCTGAAGAGCCCCAGGTTCCTCTTGACCTGTCTTCTGACCCTCGCTCTAGCTTTGCTTTCCCCCCAAGCCTGGCCAAAGCTGGCCGTTCTCGCAGTGAGAGCAGCGCCGACATCCCGCAGCAGCAGGAGCTGCAACCCCTCATGGGCCACAAGGACCACACTCATCTTAGTCCAGGCCCTGCCAACTCCCACTGGTGCATCCAGTTCAACAGAGGAGGCAGGCTGTAG
- the Slc9a5 gene encoding sodium/hydrogen exchanger 5 isoform X3, which translates to MLRVALLLLPGLPLAGVGATEEPTQEPGPLGEPPGLALFRWQWHEVEAPYLVALWILVASLAKIVFHLSRKVTSLVPESCLLILLGLALGGIVLAVAKKAEYQLEPGTFFLFLLPPIVLDSGYFMPSRLFFDNLGAILTYAVVGTLWNAFTTGVALWGLQQAGLVAPRVQAGLLDFLLFGSLISAVDPVAVLAVFEEVHVNETLFIIVFGESLLNDAVTVVLYKVCNSFVEMGSANVQATDYLKGVASLFVVSLGGAAVGLVFAFLLALTTRFTKRVRIIEPLLVFLLAYAAYLTAEMASLSAILAVTMCGLGCKKYVEANISHKSRTAVKYTMKTLASSAETVIFMLLGISAVDSSKWAWDSGLVLGTLFFILFFRALGVVLQTWVLNQFRLVPLDKIDQVVMSYGGLRGAVAFALVILLDRTKVPAKDYFVATTIVVVFFTVIVQGLTIKPLVKWLRVKRSDYHKPTLNQELHEHTFDHILAAVEDVVGHHGYHYWRDRWEQFDKKYLSQLLMRRSAYRIRDQIWDVYYRLNIRDAISFVDQGGHVLSSAGLTLPSMPSRNSVAETSVTNLLRESGSGACLDLQVIDTVRSGRDREDAVMHHLLCGGLYKPRRRYKASCSRHFISEDAQERQDKEVFQQNMKRRLESFKSTKHNICFTKSKPRPRKTGHKKPHF; encoded by the exons ATGCTGCGCGTCGCACTGCTTCTTCTGCCCGGGTTGCCCCTAGCTGGAGTGGGGGCCACAGAAGAACCCACCCAGGAGCCGGGGCCGTTAGGTGAGCCTCCAGGCTTGGCGCTCTTCCGCTGGCAGTGGCACGAGGTGGAGGCGCCCTACCTGGTGGCCCTGTGGATCCTGGTGGCCAGCTTGGCCAAAAtcg TGTTCCACCTGTCTCGGAAGGTGACGTCTCTGGTCCCTGAGAGCTGCCTGCTGATTTTGCTGGGCCTGGCGTTAGGGGGCATTGTCTTAGCTGTGGCCAAGAAGGCTGAGTACCAGCTGGAGCCGGGgaccttcttccttttcctgctcCCTCCCATCGTGCTAGACTCTGGCTATTTCATGCCGAGCCGGCTGTTTTTTGACAACTTGGGTGCCATTCTCACCTATGCCGTGGTGGGCACGCTGTGGAACGCCTTCACAACAGGTGTTGCCCTTTGGGGCCTGCAGCAGGCTGGACTTGTGG CTCCTAGGGTACAGGCTGGCCTGCTGGACTTCTTGCTCTTTGGAAGCCTCATCTCAGCGGTGGACCCTGTGGCTGTGTTGGCTGTCTTTGAGGAGGTGCACGTCAATGAGACCCTCTTTATCATCGTCTTCGGCGAGTCCCTGCTTAATGATGCAGTAACTGTG GTGCTGTACAAGGTCTGCAACTCCTTTGTGGAGATGGGCTCTGCCAACGTGCAGGCCACTGACTACCTAAAGGGAGTCG CCTCCCTGTTTGTGGTCAGTCTGGGCGGGGCAGCCGTGGGCTTAGTCTTTGCCTTCCTCCTGGCCCTGACCACACGCTTCACCAAGCGGGTCCGCATCATCGAGCCGTTGCTGGTCTTCCTCCTCGCCTATGCAGCCTACCTCACTGCCGAAATGGCCTCATTGTCTGCCATTCTTGC GGTGACCATGTGTGGCCTGGGATGTAAGAAGTATGTGGAGGCCAACATCTCCCATAAGTCACGCACAGCTGTGAAATACACAATGAAAACGCTTGCCAGCTCCGCAGAAACGGTCATCTTCATGCTCCTTGGCATCTCAGCCGTGGACTCTTCCAAATGGGCCTGGGACTCTGGGCTGGTGCTGGGCACCCTCTTCTTCATCCTGTTCTTCCGAGCCCTCG GCGTAGTCCTGCAGACGTGGGTGCTGAATCAGTTCCGGCTGGTCCCTCTGGACAAGATTGACCAGGTGGTGATGTCCTATGGGGGCCTTCGGGGGGCTGTGGCCTTTGCTCTCGTCATCCTACTGGACAGGACCAAGGTCCCTGCCAAGGACTACTTTGTGGCCACCACTATTGTGGTGGTCTTCTTCACAGTCATCGTGCAG GGTTTGACCATCAAGCCACTGGTCAAGTGGCTGAGGGTGAAGAGGAGTGATTACCACAAACCCACCTTGAACCAGGAGCTACACGAGCAC ACTTTTGACCACATTCTGGCTGCAGTGGAGGACGTTGTGGGGCACCATGGCTACCACTACTGGAGGGACAG GTGGGAGCAGTTTGACAAGAAGTACCTGAGCCAGCTCTTGATGCGGCGGTCAGCCTATCGTATCCGAGACCAGATCTGGGATGTGTACTACAGGCTCAACATCCGAGACGCCATCAGCTTTGTGGACCAG GGAGGCCACGTCTTGTCCTCCGCGGGACTCACTCTACCCTCTATGCCTAGCAGAAACTCTGTGGCAGAGACTTCTGTCACCAACCTGTT GAGGGAGAGCGGCAGTGGAGCGTGTCTGGATCTGCAGGTGATTGACACAGTACGCAGTGGCCGAGACCGAGAGGATGCTGTGATGCATCATCTGCTCTGCGGAGGCCTCTACAAGCCACGGCGCAGG TACAAAGCTAGCTGCAGCCGCCACTTCATCTCAGAGGAcgcccaggagcgacaggacaAGGAGGTCTTCCAGCAGAACATGAAGAGACGGCTCGAGTCTTTTAAGTCCACCAAACATAACATCTGTTTCACCAAGAGCAAACCTCGACCCCGCAAGACCGGCCATAAGAAG CCCCACTTCTAG
- the Slc9a5 gene encoding sodium/hydrogen exchanger 5 precursor (The RefSeq protein has 2 substitutions compared to this genomic sequence), with product MLRVALLLLPGLPLAGVGATEEPTQEPGPLGEPPGLALFRWQWHEVEAPYLVALWILVASLAKIVFHLSRKVTSLVPESCLLILLGLALGGIVLAVAKKAEYQLEPGTFFLFLLPPIVLDSGYFMPSRLFFDNLGAILTYAVVGTLWNAFTTGVALWGLQQAGLVAPRVQAGLLDFLLFGSLISAVDPVAVLAVFEEVHVNETLFIIVFGESLLNDAVTAVLYKVCNSFVEMGSANVQATDYLKGVASLFVVSLGGAAVGLVFAFLLALTTRFTKRVRIIEPLLVFLLAYAAYLTAEMASLSAILAVTMCGLGCKKYVEANISHKSRTAVKYTMKTLASSAETVIFMLLGISAVDSSKWAWDSGLVLGTLFFILFFRALGVVLQTWVLNQFRLAPLDKIDQVVMSYGGLRGAVAFALVILLDRTKVPAKDYFVATTIVVVFFTVIVQGLTIKPLVKWLRVKRSDYHKPTLNQELHEHTFDHILAAVEDVVGHHGYHYWRDRWEQFDKKYLSQLLMRRSAYRIRDQIWDVYYRLNIRDAISFVDQGGHVLSSAGLTLPSMPSRNSVAETSVTNLLRESGSGACLDLQVIDTVRSGRDREDAVMHHLLCGGLYKPRRRYKASCSRHFISEDAQERQDKEVFQQNMKRRLESFKSTKHNICFTKSKPRPRKTGHKKKDGVANPEATNGKPPRDLGFQDTAAVILTVESEEEEESESSETEKEDDEGIIFVARATSEVLQEGKVSGSLEVCPSPRIIPPSPTCAEKELPWKSGQGDLAVYVSSETTKIVPVDMQTGWNQSISSLESLASPPCTQPPTLTRLPPHPLVPEEPQVPLDLSSDPRSSFAFPPSLAKAGRSRSESSADIPQQQELQPLMGHKDHTHLSPGPANSHWCIQFNRGGRL from the exons ATGCTGCGCGTCGCACTGCTTCTTCTGCCCGGGTTGCCCCTAGCTGGAGTGGGGGCCACAGAAGAACCCACCCAGGAGCCGGGGCCGTTAGGTGAGCCTCCAGGCTTGGCGCTCTTCCGCTGGCAGTGGCACGAGGTGGAGGCGCCCTACCTGGTGGCCCTGTGGATCCTGGTGGCCAGCTTGGCCAAAAtcg TGTTCCACCTGTCTCGGAAGGTGACGTCTCTGGTCCCTGAGAGCTGCCTGCTGATTTTGCTGGGCCTGGCGTTAGGGGGCATTGTCTTAGCTGTGGCCAAGAAGGCTGAGTACCAGCTGGAGCCGGGgaccttcttccttttcctgctcCCTCCCATCGTGCTAGACTCTGGCTATTTCATGCCGAGCCGGCTGTTTTTTGACAACTTGGGTGCCATTCTCACCTATGCCGTGGTGGGCACGCTGTGGAACGCCTTCACAACAGGTGTTGCCCTTTGGGGCCTGCAGCAGGCTGGACTTGTGG CTCCTAGGGTACAGGCTGGCCTGCTGGACTTCTTGCTCTTTGGAAGCCTCATCTCAGCGGTGGACCCTGTGGCTGTGTTGGCTGTCTTTGAGGAGGTGCACGTCAATGAGACCCTCTTTATCATCGTCTTCGGCGAGTCCCTGCTTAATGATGCAGTAACTGTG GTGCTGTACAAGGTCTGCAACTCCTTTGTGGAGATGGGCTCTGCCAACGTGCAGGCCACTGACTACCTAAAGGGAGTCG CCTCCCTGTTTGTGGTCAGTCTGGGCGGGGCAGCCGTGGGCTTAGTCTTTGCCTTCCTCCTGGCCCTGACCACACGCTTCACCAAGCGGGTCCGCATCATCGAGCCGTTGCTGGTCTTCCTCCTCGCCTATGCAGCCTACCTCACTGCCGAAATGGCCTCATTGTCTGCCATTCTTGC GGTGACCATGTGTGGCCTGGGATGTAAGAAGTATGTGGAGGCCAACATCTCCCATAAGTCACGCACAGCTGTGAAATACACAATGAAAACGCTTGCCAGCTCCGCAGAAACGGTCATCTTCATGCTCCTTGGCATCTCAGCCGTGGACTCTTCCAAATGGGCCTGGGACTCTGGGCTGGTGCTGGGCACCCTCTTCTTCATCCTGTTCTTCCGAGCCCTCG GCGTAGTCCTGCAGACGTGGGTGCTGAATCAGTTCCGGCTGGTCCCTCTGGACAAGATTGACCAGGTGGTGATGTCCTATGGGGGCCTTCGGGGGGCTGTGGCCTTTGCTCTCGTCATCCTACTGGACAGGACCAAGGTCCCTGCCAAGGACTACTTTGTGGCCACCACTATTGTGGTGGTCTTCTTCACAGTCATCGTGCAG GGTTTGACCATCAAGCCACTGGTCAAGTGGCTGAGGGTGAAGAGGAGTGATTACCACAAACCCACCTTGAACCAGGAGCTACACGAGCAC ACTTTTGACCACATTCTGGCTGCAGTGGAGGACGTTGTGGGGCACCATGGCTACCACTACTGGAGGGACAG GTGGGAGCAGTTTGACAAGAAGTACCTGAGCCAGCTCTTGATGCGGCGGTCAGCCTATCGTATCCGAGACCAGATCTGGGATGTGTACTACAGGCTCAACATCCGAGACGCCATCAGCTTTGTGGACCAG GGAGGCCACGTCTTGTCCTCCGCGGGACTCACTCTACCCTCTATGCCTAGCAGAAACTCTGTGGCAGAGACTTCTGTCACCAACCTGTT GAGGGAGAGCGGCAGTGGAGCGTGTCTGGATCTGCAGGTGATTGACACAGTACGCAGTGGCCGAGACCGAGAGGATGCTGTGATGCATCATCTGCTCTGCGGAGGCCTCTACAAGCCACGGCGCAGG TACAAAGCTAGCTGCAGCCGCCACTTCATCTCAGAGGAcgcccaggagcgacaggacaAGGAGGTCTTCCAGCAGAACATGAAGAGACGGCTCGAGTCTTTTAAGTCCACCAAACATAACATCTGTTTCACCAAGAGCAAACCTCGACCCCGCAAGACCGGCCATAAGAAG AAGGATGGTGTGGCTAATCCCGAAGCTACAAATGGGAAGCCTCCTCGAGACCTGGGCTTTCAGGACACAG CTGCTGTGATCCTAACTGTGGagtctgaggaggaggaagaaagtgagagttcagagacagagaaagaagatgaTGAAGGGATCATCTTCGTGGCTCGAGCCACCAGTGAGGTTCTCCAAGAAGGCAAAGTCTCAG gaAGCCTCGAGGTGTGTCCGAGCCCACGCATCATCCCCCCATCCCCGACCTGCGCGGAGAAAGAGCTACCCTGGAAGAGTGGGCAGGGAGACCTGGCTGTGTATGTGTCTTCAGAAACAACCAAGATCGTGCCTGTGGACATGCAGACAGGCTGGAACCAGAGCATCTCATCCCTGGAGAGCCTGGCATCCCCTCCCTGTACCCAGCCCCCGACTTTAACCCGCTTACCTCCCCACCCACTCGTCCCTGAAGAGCCCCAGGTTCCTCTTGACCTGTCTTCTGACCCTCGCTCTAGCTTTGCTTTCCCCCCAAGCCTGGCCAAAGCTGGCCGTTCTCGCAGTGAGAGCAGCGCCGACATCCCGCAGCAGCAGGAGCTGCAACCCCTCATGGGCCACAAGGACCACACTCATCTTAGTCCAGGCCCTGCCAACTCCCACTGGTGCATCCAGTTCAACAGAGGAGGCAGGCTGTAG